AATAGAAAGATTGACTTCATAGATGAATTACCCTCGATATTACTTAAAATCTAATAtaacttaaaaattttaaattatttgatatttgacaaTGATGATATTAACACACAGATTTTCTTATATCAATAttgccaaatatcaaataatttaatattttgaaattatataagttgtaaatagtgctaaaaattattaatgtataaaatttttaaaaattagttttataataaattaatgtataaaaatttatatattagttttaaagtcttataaatcaatctaaaacaatgtataaattattataaatatattaaatatttaatgacttttagtaataaaacccctcaactatttttgaatcgtaaaaaatCCTCTCAACTAAGTTTTCAACACTATAAACCCCACTTATAAACCGTTAACCTCGGTTACAGTTTTTTAGACGGGgagtaacatatgttaacaaaATGAAAATTGAAAGTTTATTTCATAGAATTTTTAGTTAAATTCTTTTTTACGATTAAtatttagttgaggggtttaattacGAAAAACCCATTGTAAATGTGGCTTTATATATTTTCCATACGTTTGAGGAGTGAATTTACAAAGTGACAATCTAAAAAATTATTGGGAGTTAACGTAGCAAGTGTTTGTCCCTTCAAAAAGAGGCAAAAAAGGTAAATCACCATTGGTTTTGCCAATCTTGGATAGCTAGATGAAGAGCATGATTAGGTATGAGATTGCAATCTTCCATCTTCAGGTTTGTCATCGGCGATGTATCGTGCCCATTCGCTAACCATTCCCTAATTGCTTCCGCTTCGTAAGTAAACCCATCTGCTGCTATCAAAGGATCTTTCATCACTTCCTGTGTTCACAACAAAGAAGACCAGTTTATGTTTTGTCTTAAATCCTGATCATCAAACTCTGTTCAACGTACCTGAAAAATGGGGCATAGGTAATGAGAAGGAGGCTTGCGTGGAACTTTCTGGTTCGTGTACGATGATGTTTCTGATGAAGGAAGTTCTGGGGCTTTCATACGATCTATAACCCGTAGAACGATGGGTAAGTCTGGTCGGTTCAACGGGTTTTTCTTACAGCAACGGATGGCTATATTAGCTAGCTTCTTGCCTCGTGCGACTGGCCAATCGCCTGCTGAACTATCCAGAACCGCGCTGATGTTATCATTCTCAACAGCGCATTTGACGTCTCTCAGTACCCCAGAGAGAGGTCTTCTGGTGAGAAGCTGAAGGAGAATCATTCCAAACGAGTATATGTCTGACTCCAGCGTCATTTCTTCAGAGACAAAGTAATGTGGATCAACGTGGGGATCAGATTTGTCGACTCCATCGATCGGGATTAGCTGAGAGATCCCGTAGTCGGTAATCTTGGTGACGAGGTTAGAGTCGAGGAGAATCTTAGACGGTTTTAGGTTACCATGAATGATACAAGGAACGTTTGAGTGAAGAAACAGGAGAGCTGAGCATATCTCAGAGGCGATCCTGATCCGAGACTCCCATGGAAGCGCAGGAACGTTGTTTGCAGATGAAAAGCAGTCTTCGAGGCTCCCGTTGGGAATGTATTGATAGATAAGAGACCGAGACTCTGGACAAGTACCCACTATTGTTACCAGGTTTGGATGCCTTACTCTGCTTAAAATCTCCATCTgtcatccaaaaaaaaaaaaaaaacaattagaacaTCTGCGGGTGATGTTTGCATATGTAGTAATTGTGGTTCTTTACCTGACGCTCAAACTCAAAGTGATTCTGGGATCCATATGAAGGCAACATCTTTACAGTTACTTGAAGATTTTGAAGATTCCCTTTGTAGACACTTCCGTATTTGCCTTCTCCAAGTTTCCAGGACGGATCGAATTCGTTAGTAGCTTCATTGATTTCCATAAAAGAATAGTCGAGCATTTCTGACTCTACAGACTTTCCTTTTACCAGTCTCTTTAATGCGTTTACTTCCTTTATAGCATTCTCGTGATCGATACGGATCTCATCCCTTCTCTGCCTGAAACTTTTCAAGAGTTCCATAGCCGTATCAAACTTGTCACCATGTTCTTTTTCCAAGTCTTGCAGTTTCTTTATCTGGCTCTCCAACTTAAGATTATCACTCTGAACTATCTGAAGTTTTTTCATGAATCCGCTGTTCTGCTCTATTACTGTCTTTACTTCGCCCTTTTCTTTCTCTAGCAATTCCTCTAATTTCCTTCTTCGACTCTGCTCCTTAATGCATAAGCCCTCCAAGGCTTTCGCCTGTGAGATGGCATGACaataaccagaaaaaaaaaagttaaaccggGAAAAACGAGTTTGACAAAGTACCAGTGGGCTTAAGAATCTCTAGCAGTGGCATCAACTATTCAACTATTGTAGActcttttacttttaatttgttGTGATGAACAAAAGCGCATGGATATATGTAACTGCTCATTTCTATTTATCAACTAAAGTTCTGTAACCTAGCTAAACTTAGCTATCTACGAACCCCCCagtgaaaaaaattcttttatgTATGTGGTTATAAGATGTACTGATTTATCTATCGCACTACTAGCAGATATGGATAGATATACTATCACTTCGAAAATTATCATATTCATTTTCTTAGAAAACTGAGAAATAATTTGGACTTATAACCTTGCATAAAGTCTCCATGGTACTGCTATCCTCTTTCCATTCCTTCCGAGCTTCCCCATAGACACTTCTCTCTGATTGGCCAATATCATGCATGGCTTTATCATACCTATGAACTTCGCGCGCTACATTTCCTTCACGCTTCTTCTCCTGAAATTCCACAGGATCACCCGATTACCAGGCAGACTCTTACTAAAAATTTACAACATCATGTGACATGATTCATGTCATCTTCAAGTAGCGGTTTCAACATATTGCAAACGCAGAGATACTCTCTAAATCGTTTCTACAAAGTTACATTCTAAAACCTCTCTATATCAATAACTTGAAGAAAAACCGGCCCCTCTAATTAGTTGGCAAATTGAAGTCTTTTCACGCAAAATAATACAAACAGTAAAGAGATTTACAGTTACTGCATGACCGAGTATCATCAGTATGAAAGATGAACTTAAGGATGAAGAAGTGAACTCTTTCTACCTCGACATTTGAGGGAGTACGGGTATCTGAGCCAACTACTTCAGGGCTAGCCGGCTCTGGACCAACCTGCTCCCCAAAGGAATAACTCGAACCTGAAGATAAATGAGTAGTTGGTCTTGGTTCCACCTTTCCTCTCTCCAATAGACCGGTGTCTTTTTCACCATCTGCACAATTCTGTAACAAAGTTACCATACATAGACAATATACAACCGGTAGCAAAGGACATAATATGCAGCGGGACCTTGCAAAACCCAAGCAAAGCGCTACCTTGTTCAAGGAGGCTCCGCCAATATCTTAACCTTCTCCTCATATAAGAGGATTCCAGTTTCTCTGATCTCCTTGTCTCAGTGTCTGAATCCAGCTGTACTAGGGGAGGCATTGTTTGTCTGTTATTACCATCGTCATTTGTTGCCCTGTTTTCATCTTTCAGTTATATGAATAGaggtagaaaacaaaaaaaaaaacagatagtAGAATCATTTAATTGAAGGTATCAAAGTTTCTACAGATGTATCTAAATAAGCAAATAGTTTAGCTAGGGAAAGACGACGATTTAAGATGTCCATTCACTCTTTGTGTAACATTCGAAAGGAAAAGTAGTTTTACCTTGTAAAGATAAGGTAGCCTTTACAAAGAAACCAAATATGGCAGGAATCAGGAGCTTTTTTGCAAACGAATATGGCTTTCTTGGATTTTAAATCCGTCATTCTCCTGACATGTCAAAGTTAAATAGATAATACGAATGTCAGAGGTTAGATGAAAAACGTTTATAACATAAGTCATAAGAGATCAAATAAAGAATCATATATTTACCATGAGTAATGCTTATCTGATGCAGCTCCCATTACGAGCCACTTAATATTATGTCGAGCAATCAAGTCTACGATACCTTCCTCGATATTTTGTCCCGCAATGCAAAGCTTATCTGTTTGAACCTAAAAAGAACTATGTGAATTCAGGGTCCTGACTAGGAATGCCTTAAAACTAAAGTAAGCTCTACAATTTTGAGGACCGAAACAACAGGGGCACAAGGTTTTTCCGTTTAGGTTATAtctttatatgaaaaactaCATCGACCAATATcacatgaaaatataaaaagaattgcCTTTTTCAATTAATCCTGAACACCAAAAAAAGGAGAGAATTAATACCTGAGTTTCAGATAAAAGGTGTAGATAGGAATCCATAAGCTCATCCACTTTGTGTTTATCAACACGCTCAATCACCTTGACAGCATGTTTCCTAAAGGTACCACCAGCAAGTTTCTTGTGTGCTGTAGGTAAGCAAAAGTAAAAAATGTCAGAAATTACAACTAAAAGTTTTGGAAATAGAATGGTAAAAAGGAAAACGGACAATAGCTAAAGTCATCAACTCATGAGTCTTCCACAAAGAAACTTAGAATTTCCAGTTCTAAGACAAACAAACCAATACTGGTCTTATTTACAGTAGAAGCAAAGTAGTGTCATCATCATTACAATGTTGTCCACTTCAACTTGATACAGAAAATACTTTGAATCAATTGTTTTCTTCTTACATTCACTTAATAAGGAAAATGGATATTATATGATTTCTCTTCCTCTTGTTAATATAGTAAAACAATTATAAGGTTCAATCATGAGCAAATCTATTGAAAGGTTAATCCACTACACCCAGAACAATTCAACAGATGtataccataaaaaaaaaaaaagagaagcagAAGATTCTCACTCCAGGAGGCAGGCCGAGCAGGACGATGGACGTAAAGCAAGCAAATCTTCTTGCCGGAGAAGTTTCGCGCCGCCCATAACACCGTCGTTTTGCTCCTCTCCACATCTTCCGCCACCGCCACGAATATCGTCTCATCCACCTCTAAAGCCACTTCGTCTCCAATACTCcccatctttctctctctctctcgattagCTTTCTACAAGCATCTCTCCTCCGATTCCATGATGCAAAGCCTCTTTAATTTTAAAGTGGAAGTCGTCGTCAGAATTGGAATCGGTCTGTGGCTCGGACTGAGTCGCTGACTCGGTTATGAGTCAACCTGTTTACCTCTTTTGCATGAACAGTCTGATGTGTTGAGCGGTAGTATTCCTATTTTCCCGAcctgtaattttattttatattggaatatatatataaaaattaagaaacgtAACATAGACACATGTGAAAACAGATTTGGAGTCTTTTGAGAAATGTTCACATTCTGATACGTTATATTTTGCTAATAtattaatgttcaaaaaatcacTAGATGTTAAATTAGAATTAATCTAAATTAGAAATTGACCTGCGAGTCcattctaaattaatttttactttttttttataaatggtttaATAACATTTTCAACATATAGATATAagttatttagattttttagtttttaagaaaCTTATCCGAACCTGAAAAATCCGACTCAAATCCTGACCagaaatttataatatacaAACATaggttaattttaaaatctaaaaaatcaatACTCAAACAACTTTATATATCAGAACATGTATTTGGATGTCCATATCTAATtaattatgtaaacaaaaaatgtttACCGATTTGAATAGAATAGATATGGAATTTGATATGCGGCCCATACGGATATTTGTTTTTACTGTTATAAAAATCaatagttttatataatatataagttattgatttttaaaaactatcaatagtttttaaaatataatgtaacATTTACCCGTATTACATATTTGTTTCAAATGACATGTTTACACATAACAATCTTATTCTGTATATGTAGtaattattgtttatatatattcttacaATTAGATTACATTGAAAAATAGTTAGAATAAAGcctattaacataaaaatagacCAAATGGGTAAGATactttaaaagtaaataaacaagCCAATGTAATACAGTAAAAATTAGAATGAGcctattaacataaaaatagattaaatgGTTAAGATGTTACAGAAAAACAAAATCGTTAAGATAATTTAAAAAGGCTTAAGATGAAGATTGTGCTATAATAAAAGGAATATTTGCATATTTAGAATTCCATTTGCAGCTTAGGAATGGCTTACGATCAAAtgtcattttgttttattaagacAATTAAATTTGGATTGTTTAGGAATGCagttaaatgataaaaaattcaATGGCATAAActtgtaatattaaaaatgaagtgGGGTTAATTCCAgattgtacttcagttttaatagataaaaaaaatattgtttagttaGATGCCTAAACCAAGTTAAACAAAATTACTCTAcacaaattattttgtttagatccaattagtttatgtttttttttttttcaatgctagataattatattattacaactatgaaaaatattacagaTGATTCTACACGCCTGAtatagaagcattaatgaactcTTAATCAAATTTTACTGGACCAATGGAGTTTTCACGCTTATGTTCGTTTAGAACACTGAAATATATTACCTTATATGGAAGGATCTTcgaactaaaaacattaaagctATAATTCCCGTGCTCTTAATctttataactaaattttactTTAGGAGGCATGTtaactttattttataaaaaaagttatatatcaAAAATGTTTAGAACTTCCTAAAAGCAGTCTTTTTTATGGATGAAAACTAGAAATGTTCCATAaatagatttcaaattttatattacaataaactaaataaaaatatttaatgactaaatatttatattataaaactaaattgCTATTACATGTTTgttcttttttataataaacaaGGACACTaagaaatgaccaaaagaacAAGTTATTTACCGATAAATCTTCTAGTATCATTACATGAAGCAAGGAAAATAAAGACAGAGACGAGAGGAAGTATTGTACGCCTTTAACGCTTGACCCATTGGAAAAATCTTTGTTGCCTTAGCTTTTCCATGCTTCGTCCTCCCCATAACTTTCGAGTTTCTTGTCAAAATAAAACAGCTGAAACATATCCAAGATGAGAACAAGATCGCTATCAATACCCATCAATCTAAGAGACATACTGTCTATCAATTGAAAAAACATCAATCAGACAACAAAATGCTTGTATCTCTGCTGAAGAACATTCAACACATATTTCATACAAGTTGAGATGGGTTAAATGTCTTGCTTATCAGCTTGAAGTGCTGTCCGCATATCTGGTTCTTAGTTTTGCAGTGCCCTGCTGATACACAATTGAATAGCTCCAACTTGACATTCAAACCAGGCCTTTAAATACATAGTTAGAACATATTAAATGCTAGGATAATTATTGATTTGCATAAAAAGTGATTGTTGAGGAGTTTAACCCATAGTTCCACCGCTATTAATAATGCATTTAATATTCCAACTACCTAAAGTTTTGGTTTCAACAAGTGGACGGAGAAGAGCAGCGCGATGATCAAGTATAGAGAAATATACATCAAACTCTTCGTCTTTAACAAGGAACTTTCCTTTCCCAATAAAACACGGGCAATGCTACATTTTATTCTCCTGGTTCCATAGGATCTCCATGTTCTATCCACTTGTCGCACACTTGATTTGGCAATCTCCTATCGAATCTGGAGTTCTGTCTCAGCTCTTGAAGATTCTTTGAACTCTTTTCACGGCGAATGTTTTCGATCTCACTCAAAGGAGGGAGTCCATCGACTCTTGAAAATCCTTCAAGGCTATTAAACTATCCAGCATTTCAGCTGTTATACCAGACTTAGCAATAAAGTCTCCAAATGCTCAATAGTAATAGTAAGTTCCAAATCAGTAAAACCAAAAGAAGAGAACTCTTATGTTCACTATACTGAGCATTGTTAAGCAAATGCATTAAGAACAAAACTATCAACTCAATCACAACTCTTTCTACGTAAATGCTCATGCATATCCTCCGCATAGAAAACATGACTATAAAGTTCTCGTGACAAATTTGCATCCACTGATTAGCTACCCATTCGACGTGATTCCAAAACTAGAAACATCTTTGAAGCAAAAACTTAAAAGCAGCTAGCAAAGTTGTAGGCTTTGACCTTTGATGATCCCAGTgatctctttctcttccttCTCAAACACCTCCTTCTTCGCACGTTCTCCACGCTGTTATCAAAGTTAACGATCATATTGCCGCTAGTATCAAACACGAccttatcatcatcttcctccttCAAATTCCATGGCTTAGACATATCACACCCATTAGATTTCACATCTCCACTAGCTCCAAAACCATTCGCCACCTCACCTTTGAGACCAAACACTACCGTGTTCTTGAAAGCTCAAGGTGTCTGTTTCGTGTCTAGCAAGTTTcagtttaaattttagtttaaatgaGTCTTTTCCGTTGAATATGTCTCCTGGTTTGTAAAAGAAAGTGTTGAGTTGTTTAAGTAGCCAGTTGAGTCTACGTATTTTTTGTAGTGGTTGTTGTAAGTCTTATTTAAGTTATGTTTTCATTCAAGGAATAAACAAGCACTTTTCAGATATCTTTTGCTCATCATCTTTTATTCTAATTACCAACAAGTGGTATTAAAGCTTGCAACGAGCCTGGTACAAGAGAAAGATAGATCAAGATGAGTGAGAAAAATACGTTGATTGTACCAAAGTTTAACGGAGATTATGAGCACTGAGCGATTCTCATGGAGAACCTACTCAGGTCAAAAGAGTGGTGGGAGCTTGTCAAAA
This genomic interval from Brassica napus cultivar Da-Ae chromosome A6, Da-Ae, whole genome shotgun sequence contains the following:
- the LOC125610051 gene encoding U-box domain-containing protein 32 isoform X1, with amino-acid sequence MGSIGDEVALEVDETIFVAVAEDVERSKTTVLWAARNFSGKKICLLYVHRPARPASWTHKKLAGGTFRKHAVKVIERVDKHKVDELMDSYLHLLSETQVQTDKLCIAGQNIEEGIVDLIARHNIKWLVMGAASDKHYSWRMTDLKSKKAIFVCKKAPDSCHIWFLCKGYLIFTRATNDDGNNRQTMPPLVQLDSDTETRRSEKLESSYMRRRLRYWRSLLEQDGEKDTGLLERGKVEPRPTTHLSSGSSYSFGEQVGPEPASPEVVGSDTRTPSNVEEKKREGNVAREVHRYDKAMHDIGQSERSVYGEARKEWKEDSSTMETLCKAKALEGLCIKEQSRRRKLEELLEKEKGEVKTVIEQNSGFMKKLQIVQSDNLKLESQIKKLQDLEKEHGDKFDTAMELLKSFRQRRDEIRIDHENAIKEVNALKRLVKGKSVESEMLDYSFMEINEATNEFDPSWKLGEGKYGSVYKGNLQNLQVTVKMLPSYGSQNHFEFERQMEILSRVRHPNLVTIVGTCPESRSLIYQYIPNGSLEDCFSSANNVPALPWESRIRIASEICSALLFLHSNVPCIIHGNLKPSKILLDSNLVTKITDYGISQLIPIDGVDKSDPHVDPHYFVSEEMTLESDIYSFGMILLQLLTRRPLSGVLRDVKCAVENDNISAVLDSSAGDWPVARGKKLANIAIRCCKKNPLNRPDLPIVLRVIDRMKAPELPSSETSSYTNQKVPRKPPSHYLCPIFQEVMKDPLIAADGFTYEAEAIREWLANGHDTSPMTNLKMEDCNLIPNHALHLAIQDWQNQW
- the LOC125610051 gene encoding U-box domain-containing protein 32 isoform X2 encodes the protein MGAASDKHYSWRMTDLKSKKAIFVCKKAPDSCHIWFLCKGYLIFTRATNDDGNNRQTMPPLVQLDSDTETRRSEKLESSYMRRRLRYWRSLLEQDGEKDTGLLERGKVEPRPTTHLSSGSSYSFGEQVGPEPASPEVVGSDTRTPSNVEEKKREGNVAREVHRYDKAMHDIGQSERSVYGEARKEWKEDSSTMETLCKAKALEGLCIKEQSRRRKLEELLEKEKGEVKTVIEQNSGFMKKLQIVQSDNLKLESQIKKLQDLEKEHGDKFDTAMELLKSFRQRRDEIRIDHENAIKEVNALKRLVKGKSVESEMLDYSFMEINEATNEFDPSWKLGEGKYGSVYKGNLQNLQVTVKMLPSYGSQNHFEFERQMEILSRVRHPNLVTIVGTCPESRSLIYQYIPNGSLEDCFSSANNVPALPWESRIRIASEICSALLFLHSNVPCIIHGNLKPSKILLDSNLVTKITDYGISQLIPIDGVDKSDPHVDPHYFVSEEMTLESDIYSFGMILLQLLTRRPLSGVLRDVKCAVENDNISAVLDSSAGDWPVARGKKLANIAIRCCKKNPLNRPDLPIVLRVIDRMKAPELPSSETSSYTNQKVPRKPPSHYLCPIFQEVMKDPLIAADGFTYEAEAIREWLANGHDTSPMTNLKMEDCNLIPNHALHLAIQDWQNQW